From the genome of Candidatus Krumholzibacteriia bacterium, one region includes:
- the ruvA gene encoding Holliday junction branch migration protein RuvA, producing the protein MIARLRGRVVSAHPACVVEVGGVGFEVAIPEKDRETLSPMEGEVVFHTHMVVREDRMSLFGFLHRVDRDLFLKLIEVSGVGPKVGLAVLSNHPAARVAGAIKSGDTVFLSKIPGIGKKTAERIAMELKDKLDAFDTPAERKAPKIAVREEVLLALTSLGMTRGAAESALDRMEWNADETPNVEDVVRRALRYASGG; encoded by the coding sequence GTGATTGCGCGCCTGCGCGGCCGCGTGGTCTCCGCACACCCGGCGTGTGTCGTCGAGGTGGGCGGGGTGGGCTTCGAAGTCGCCATCCCGGAGAAGGACCGCGAAACGCTCTCGCCCATGGAGGGCGAGGTGGTGTTCCACACCCACATGGTGGTGCGTGAGGACCGCATGAGCCTGTTCGGTTTCCTGCACCGCGTGGACCGCGACCTGTTCTTGAAACTGATCGAGGTGTCGGGCGTGGGCCCCAAGGTCGGGCTGGCGGTTCTCTCCAACCACCCGGCCGCGCGCGTGGCGGGTGCGATCAAGTCGGGCGACACCGTGTTCCTGTCCAAGATACCGGGCATTGGCAAGAAGACCGCCGAGCGCATCGCCATGGAGCTCAAGGACAAGCTGGACGCGTTCGACACGCCCGCGGAGCGCAAGGCCCCGAAGATCGCCGTGCGCGAGGAGGTGCTGCTGGCGCTGACCTCGCTGGGCATGACGCGGGGTGCGGCCGAAAGCGCGCTGGACCGCATGGAGTGGAACGCCGACGAGACACCCAACGTGGAGGACGTGGTGCGGCGCGCGCTGCGCTACGCCAGCGGTGGATAG
- the ruvC gene encoding crossover junction endodeoxyribonuclease RuvC codes for MPGAGRIGEEGAEAARAARARSVVGWRILGVDPGSTCTGFGLVQGSGDDVTYLASGTILAPRGATRYQRLRGIYTGIERVIREHRPTHFAIEDVFYSKNPRSALVLGEARGAAILAASLAEIPIFEYSAREVKQSVTGNGAADKSQVSYMLGKILKLAQLPERADESDAIAIAMCHAFKRRDWSAK; via the coding sequence ATGCCTGGCGCCGGGAGGATCGGGGAAGAGGGAGCGGAAGCGGCGCGCGCGGCACGGGCCCGCAGCGTGGTCGGCTGGCGCATCCTCGGCGTCGACCCGGGCAGCACCTGCACCGGCTTCGGGCTGGTGCAGGGCAGCGGCGACGACGTCACCTACCTGGCCTCCGGCACCATCCTCGCGCCCCGCGGCGCTACCCGCTACCAGCGCCTGCGCGGCATCTACACCGGCATCGAGCGCGTCATCCGCGAGCACCGGCCCACCCACTTCGCCATCGAGGACGTCTTCTACAGCAAGAACCCCAGGAGCGCCCTGGTGCTGGGCGAGGCGCGTGGCGCGGCGATCCTTGCGGCTTCCCTCGCGGAAATCCCCATCTTCGAGTATTCTGCGCGTGAGGTGAAGCAGTCGGTGACCGGCAACGGTGCGGCCGACAAGAGCCAGGTGAGCTACATGCTGGGCAAGATACTCAAGCTCGCGCAACTACCAGAGCGCGCGGACGAGTCCGACGCCATCGCCATCGCCATGTGCCACGCCTTCAAGCGTCGCGACTGGAGTGCGAAGTGA
- the fusA gene encoding elongation factor G: MKQFPAANIRNIAVVGHQESGKTMLSESLLYTAGAITRLGRVEDKNTTMDYHPEEMARGISIHSGVAHCEYNDTKINLVDTPGYEDFVGDALMGLDVVEGAIVTLRADAGVEVGTDRVWGFLRERNLPAIFVANRMDKEHANFDTCIEHLHEHFGAGVHAMQVPIGTGDSFRGIIDLVDMKAYELERDGNAVKPIDIDIPADLKARVLELRKELMEAAAESDEALMEKYLEAESLSEEDFRTGLTEGIRAAELFPVLCASPVHNMGGALILDAIVRFMPAADTGVGHTTDDKEIKCGDKGAPVAYVFKNISDPHVGDMLVARVYRGTITPGLDVHNTTRNTAERTGQLFLVNGKAREEVQQLVAGDIGALVKLRATKVLDTLADKASGTVIRPTQLPKPSINSAIAPVAKADDEKMGSGLHRLMDEDPTFEVEMNAETHQTLIAGQGELHLEILVHQLKERYGVEVTLDKPRIPYKETIRKAAQAQGRHKKQTGGRGQFGDVWLKIEPLPRGQQFEFVDAVVGGNVPGKFIPAVEKGVVATMEMGVIAGYRMVDIKATIYDGSYHTVDSSEQAFKTAGSLAFKAAVEKASPVLLEPIVNLRVKVPDEYMGDVMGDLSGRRGKIQGTENQGKFAIINAQVPMAELYKYSTHLRSMTQGRGSHTREISHYEEVPRDQTEKIIAEYKAQQEALHK; encoded by the coding sequence GTGAAGCAGTTTCCCGCGGCCAACATCCGCAACATTGCCGTGGTGGGGCACCAGGAATCGGGCAAGACCATGCTGTCCGAGTCGTTGCTCTACACCGCGGGTGCGATAACCCGCCTGGGCCGCGTCGAAGACAAGAACACCACGATGGATTACCACCCGGAGGAGATGGCCCGCGGTATTTCCATCCACTCCGGGGTGGCGCACTGCGAGTACAACGACACCAAGATCAACCTGGTCGACACGCCCGGATACGAGGACTTCGTGGGCGACGCGCTCATGGGCCTCGACGTGGTGGAGGGAGCCATCGTGACCCTGCGCGCCGACGCCGGTGTCGAGGTGGGAACCGACCGCGTGTGGGGCTTCCTGCGCGAGCGCAACCTCCCGGCGATATTCGTCGCCAACCGCATGGACAAGGAGCACGCCAACTTCGACACCTGCATCGAGCACCTCCACGAGCACTTCGGCGCCGGCGTGCACGCGATGCAGGTTCCCATCGGCACCGGCGATTCCTTCCGCGGCATCATCGACCTGGTGGACATGAAGGCCTACGAACTGGAGCGCGACGGCAACGCGGTGAAGCCCATCGACATCGACATTCCCGCCGACCTCAAGGCGCGCGTGTTGGAACTGCGCAAGGAACTCATGGAGGCGGCAGCCGAGTCCGACGAAGCGCTCATGGAGAAGTACCTCGAGGCCGAGTCGCTCTCCGAGGAGGATTTCCGCACCGGCCTCACCGAAGGAATCCGTGCCGCCGAACTCTTCCCGGTGCTGTGCGCCTCGCCGGTGCACAACATGGGCGGCGCGCTCATCCTGGATGCCATCGTGCGCTTCATGCCCGCCGCGGATACCGGCGTGGGGCACACCACCGACGACAAGGAGATCAAGTGCGGGGACAAGGGCGCGCCGGTGGCGTACGTGTTCAAGAACATCTCGGACCCGCACGTGGGCGACATGCTGGTGGCGCGGGTATACCGCGGCACCATCACACCCGGGCTCGATGTGCACAACACCACGCGCAACACGGCCGAACGCACGGGGCAGCTGTTCCTGGTCAACGGCAAGGCGCGCGAGGAGGTCCAGCAACTGGTGGCGGGTGACATCGGCGCGCTGGTGAAGCTCAGGGCCACCAAGGTGCTGGACACGCTCGCCGACAAGGCCAGCGGCACCGTCATCCGGCCCACCCAGCTGCCCAAACCCTCCATCAACTCGGCCATCGCGCCGGTCGCCAAGGCGGACGACGAGAAGATGGGTTCCGGTCTGCACCGCCTGATGGACGAGGATCCCACCTTCGAGGTGGAGATGAACGCGGAGACGCATCAGACCCTCATCGCGGGCCAGGGAGAGCTGCACCTGGAGATCCTCGTGCACCAGCTCAAGGAACGCTACGGTGTGGAGGTGACGCTGGACAAGCCGCGCATCCCCTACAAGGAAACCATCCGCAAGGCCGCCCAGGCGCAGGGCCGCCACAAGAAGCAGACCGGCGGCCGCGGCCAGTTCGGCGACGTGTGGCTCAAGATCGAGCCGCTGCCGCGCGGGCAGCAGTTCGAGTTCGTCGACGCGGTGGTGGGTGGCAACGTGCCGGGCAAGTTCATCCCCGCGGTGGAGAAGGGTGTCGTCGCCACCATGGAAATGGGGGTCATCGCCGGCTACCGCATGGTGGATATCAAGGCCACCATCTACGACGGCAGTTATCACACGGTGGATTCGTCCGAGCAGGCCTTCAAGACCGCCGGTTCGCTGGCCTTCAAGGCCGCGGTCGAAAAGGCGAGCCCGGTGCTGCTGGAGCCCATCGTGAATCTGCGCGTCAAGGTGCCCGACGAGTACATGGGCGACGTGATGGGCGACCTGAGCGGCCGCCGCGGCAAGATCCAGGGCACCGAGAACCAGGGCAAGTTTGCCATCATTAATGCGCAGGTTCCCATGGCGGAGCTGTACAAGTATTCCACGCACCTGCGCTCGATGACGCAGGGGCGCGGGTCGCACACGCGCGAGATTTCGCACTACGAAGAAGTGCCGCGCGACCAGACCGAGAAGATCATCGCCGAGTACAAGGCGCAGCAAGAGGCCCTTCACAAGTAA
- a CDS encoding YebC/PmpR family DNA-binding transcriptional regulator — protein MSGHSKWSTIKHKKAKTDAVRGRVFTKLIREITIASREGGGDPGGNPRLRLAIQAAKENNMPAENIERAIKKGTGELEGQILEEFSYEGYGPAGVALIIDVVSDNRNRTTGEVRHALTKHGGSLGENGCVSWNFETRGVITIDKKGVDEDRLMAAALDAGAADVSDEEDVFEVYTEPVDLSAVSEGLKSAKFSFDAAEVRKVPKTYVKLDGEDARKVIRLVEALEDLDDVQRVSANFDIPDEILQG, from the coding sequence ATGTCCGGACATTCCAAGTGGTCAACCATCAAGCACAAGAAGGCGAAGACCGACGCCGTGCGCGGCCGGGTATTCACCAAGCTGATTCGGGAAATCACCATCGCCTCGCGCGAGGGCGGCGGCGACCCCGGCGGCAATCCGCGGCTGCGCCTGGCCATCCAGGCGGCGAAAGAGAACAACATGCCGGCGGAGAACATCGAGCGCGCCATCAAGAAGGGCACCGGTGAGCTGGAGGGGCAGATCCTCGAGGAGTTCTCCTACGAGGGATACGGGCCGGCGGGGGTGGCGTTGATCATCGACGTGGTGAGCGACAACCGCAACCGCACCACCGGCGAGGTGCGCCACGCGCTCACCAAGCACGGCGGCAGCCTGGGCGAGAACGGGTGCGTGTCGTGGAACTTCGAGACGCGCGGCGTGATCACCATCGACAAGAAGGGCGTCGACGAGGACCGCCTCATGGCGGCGGCACTCGACGCCGGCGCGGCCGACGTGAGCGACGAGGAGGACGTCTTCGAGGTCTACACCGAACCGGTGGATTTGTCCGCCGTGAGCGAGGGGCTCAAGTCGGCCAAGTTCTCGTTCGACGCGGCCGAGGTTCGCAAGGTGCCCAAGACCTACGTCAAGCTCGACGGCGAGGACGCGCGCAAGGTGATCCGGCTGGTCGAGGCGCTGGAAGACCTGGACGACGTGCAGCGCGTGAGCGCCAACTTCGACATTCCCGACGAAATCCTGCAGGGGTAG